In Phaenicophaeus curvirostris isolate KB17595 chromosome 14, BPBGC_Pcur_1.0, whole genome shotgun sequence, a single genomic region encodes these proteins:
- the IRX3 gene encoding iroquois-class homeodomain protein IRX-3, with protein sequence MSFPQLGYQYIRPIYPAERPGSGGSRGGAELAPSGTLSNVLSSMYGAPYAAAAAAAQGYGAFLPYAAELPIFPQLGAQYELKESPGVQHAAFPHHHPAFYPYGQYQFGDPSRPKNATRESTSTLKAWLNEHRKNPYPTKGEKIMLAIITKMTLTQVSTWFANARRRLKKENKMTWAPRSRTDEEGNSYGSDHEGEEDKREDEEEIDLENIDTENIESNKDELEDELQDADLLHSDSKTDSEGSEGFEDLPGSDERYLKAAEGEPHHLRHHHLHHHHHHHHKCEVPAVPEPLKQPPPPHRLSPPSSTSSSAASSPTDGALGGSLPKPKIWSLAETATSPDNPRKSPGGASPPAPLPLPPAPPHRLVSSCPLGKFPNWTNRAFPAHHHHHHPPPAPHPLALLNTPHLLGLGAAPAFPRPADQAQSAEPSGADRSSALEVEKKLIKTAFQPVQRRPQNQLDAAMVLSALSSS encoded by the exons ATGTCTTTCCCCCAGCTGGGCTACCAGTACATCAGGCCGATCTACCCCGCCGAGCGCCCGGGCAGCGGCGGCTCCCGCGGCGGCGCCGAGCTGGCCCCGTCCGGGACCCTCTCCAACGTGCTCTCCTCCATGTACGGCGCGCCCtacgccgccgccgccgccgccgcccagGGCTACGGAGCCTTCCTGCCCTACGCCGCCGAGCTGCCCATCTTCCCCCAGCTG GGCGCGCAGTACGAGCTGAAGGAGAGCCCCGGGGTGCAGCACGCCGCcttcccccaccaccaccccgcCTTCTACCCCTACGGGCAGTACCAGTTCGGGGACCCGTCGCGGCCCAAGAACGCCACCCGCGAGAGCACCAGCACCCTCAAGGCCTGGCTCAACGAGCACCGCAAGAACCCCTACCCCACCAAAGGCGAGAAGATCATGCTGGCCATCATCACCAAAATGACCCTCACCCAGGTCTCCACCTGGTTCGCCAACGCGCGGCGGCGGCTCAAGAAGGAGAACAAAATGACCTGGGCCCCCCGCAGCAGGACGGACGAGGAGGGCAATTCCTACGGGAGCGACCACGAGGGggaagaggacaagagggaggacgaggaggagatCGACCTGGAGAACATCGACACCGAGAACATCGAGAGCAACAAGGACGAGCTGGAGGACGAGCTGCAGGACGCCGACCTCCTGCATTCCGACTCCAAGACGGACTCGGAGGGCTCCGAGGGCTTCGAGGACCTGCCCGGCTCGGACGAGCGCTACCTCAAGGCGGCCGAGGGGGAGCCGCACCACCTCcgccaccaccacctccaccaccaccatcaccaccaccacaagTGCGAGGTCCCCGCCGTCCCGGAGCCCCTCAAGCAGCCGCCCCCGCCGCACCGCCTCTCGCCCCCGTCCTCCACCTCCTCgtccgccgcctcctccccgaCGGACGGCGCTTTGGGAGGCTCCCTGCCCAAGCCCAAGATCTGGTCGCTGGCCGAGACGGCCACCAGCCCGGACAACCCCCGCAAGTCCCCCGGCGGCGCgtccccgcccgccccgctgccgctgccccccgcgccgccccacAGACTCGTCTCCTCCTGCCCGCTGGGCAAGTTCCCCAACTGGACCAACCGCGCCTTCCCGgcccatcaccaccaccaccacccgcccccggccccgcaccCGCTGGCCTTACTGAACACTCCCcacctgctggggctgggggccgcCCCCGCCTTCCCGCGGCCCGCGGACCAAGCGCAGAGCGCGGAGCCCTCCGGAGCAG ATCGATCTAGTGCCTTGGAAGTAGAGAAAAAGTTAATaaagacagctttccagccagtgcAGAGGCG gcccCAGAACCAACTTGATGCCGCTATGGTTCTATCGGCGTTGTCATCAtcatag